The Benincasa hispida cultivar B227 chromosome 9, ASM972705v1, whole genome shotgun sequence genome has a segment encoding these proteins:
- the LOC120084659 gene encoding CO(2)-response secreted protease, whose product MQSISFCVFFVFVCVIFSLVSENAKIVTAAAEGPKNNGVYIVYMGSASASRTDFLRLLNSVHRRNGKAVVHTYKHGFTGFAAHLSEQEAQAMRQSPGVVSVFPDPILKLHTTHSWDFLVSQTSVKIDANPKSDSSPQPYDTIIGILDTGIWPESESFSDKGMSPIPSRWKGTCMVGDDFTSSNCNRKIIGARFYESSESDGIRFHSPRDGAGHGTHVASTAAGSAVANASYYGLAAGTAKGGSPGSRIAMYRVCVADGCHGSSIMAAFDDAIADGVDVLSLSLGAPSYFRPDLTADPIAIGAFHAVEKGITVVCSAGNDGPSSGSVVNDAPWIITVAASTIDRDFESDVVLGNKKVIKGEGINFSNLQKSPVYPLIQGKSAKKASASEDSARICSEDSMDETHVKGKIVICENSVEGGGSDWQDQAETVKNLGGVGVVLIDDNSKLVAEKFPSPMTVISKKDGAELLSYVTSSGNPVATILPTVTIINYKPAPAITYFSSRGPNPAVLNMIKPDISAPGVNILAAWLGNDSSSTPQATKSPLFNVISGTSMSCPHVSGVVAFVKSQNPTWSPSAIRSAIMTTAIQTNNLGSPMTLDTGSVATPYDYGAGEISTNGALQPGLVYETSTTDYLNYLCGRGYNRSTIKSISTTVPDEFDCPKNSTAYYISNMNYPTIAVSELKGKESKKVIRTVTNVGGDGEAVYTVSVDAPGEVDVKVIPEILKFGKNNEKQSYQVVFTSTVSTLNEVFGSITWTDGKHRVRSPFVVTSKSSES is encoded by the exons ATGCAAAGCATTTCTTTTTGtgtcttttttgtttttgtttgtgtcATCTTTTCGCTTGTTTCTGAAAATGCTAAAATAGTTACAGCTGCTGCTGAAGGTCCAAAAAATAATGGCGTTTATATCGTCTATATGGGATCCGCGTCCGCCTCCAGGACTGACTTCCTTCGCCTTCTAAACTCTGTCCACAGGCG GAATGGGAAGGCAGTGGTACACACATATAAACATGGGTTCACAGGATTTGCAGCTCATCTATCAGAACAGGAAGCTCAGGCCATGAGACAAAGCCCTGGAGTTGTTTCTGTTTTTCCAGATCCAATATTGAAGTTGCACACAACTCATTCATGGGATTTCTTGGTCAGTCAGACAAGTGTCAAAATTGACGCTAATCCCAAATcagattcatctcctcaaccatATGATACCATTATCGGCATCTTGGACACTG GTATCTGGCCGGAATCGGAGAGTTTTAGTGACAAGGGTATGAGTCCAATACCTTCGAGGTGGAAAGGTACGTGCATGGTAGGCGATGACTTCACTTCCTCCAACTGTAACAG AAAAATAATTGGAGCAAGATTTTACGAAAGTTCTGAAAGCGACGGAATACGGTTCCACTCACCTCGAGATGGAGCTGGACATGGCACCCACGTGGCATCTACGGCGGCCGGAAGCGCCGTGGCTAATGCATCGTACTATGGCCTCGCAGCTGGGACGGCCAAGGGCGGCTCCCCTGGCTCTAGGATCGCCATGTACAGAGTCTGCGTAGCCGACGGCTGTCATGGGTCGTCAATCATGGCGGCATTTGATGATGCCATCGCCGATGGGGTCGATGTATTGTCCTTATCTCTCGGTGCACCCTCCTACTTCCGACCGGATTTGACGGCCGACCCTATTGCCATCGGAGCCTTTCATGCAGTTGAGAAGGGGATTACCGTCGTCTGCTCCGCTGGAAACGACGGTCCCTCTTCGGGATCAGTGGTGAACGACGCGCCATGGATTATTACAGTGGCTGCCTCCACCATTGATAGGGATTTTGAGTCTGATGTCGTGTTGGGCAACAAAAAAGTGATCAAG GGAGAAGGTATAAATTTCTCTAATCTTCAAAAATCTCCTGTATACCCACTAATACAAGGCAAATCAGCCAAGAAAGCGAGTGCCAGTGAAGACAGTGcaag GATTTGTTCTGAAGACTCCATGGATGAAACTCACGTGAAGGGAAAGATAGTTATTTGCGAAAACAGTGTCGAAGGAGGCGGTTCCGATTGGCAAGATCAGGCTGAAACAGTGAAGAATCTTGGAGGGGTTGGGGTAGTTTTGATTGATGACAACTCAAAATTAGTTGCAGAGAAGTTTCCTTCTCCCATGACAGTTATTAGCAAAAAGGATGGTGCCGAGCTCCTCTCCTATGTTACCTCAAGCGG GAATCCAGTTGCTACAATCCTGCCTACAGTGACCATAATAAACTATAAGCCAGCGCCTGCTATAACATATTTTTCATCCAGAGGGCCTAATCCCGCGGTATTAAACATGATCAAG CCGGACATATCAGCACCGGGAGTGAACATTCTTGCAGCTTGGCTTGGCAATGATTCAAGCTCTACTCCACAAGCAACGAAGTCACCACTCTTCAATGTGATATCAGGAACTTCAATGTCATGCCCGCATGTCTCTGGCGTAGTGGCCTTTGTAAAATCTCAGAACCCCACATGGAGTCCCTCAGCAATCAGATCGGCCATCATGACAACAG CAATCCAAACGAATAACTTGGGATCACCAATGACTTTGGATACGGGATCAGTAGCCACACCTTATGATTATGGAGCAGGAGAAATATCAACCAATGGAGCATTACAACCAGGACTAGTCTATGAAACTAGTACAACAGACTACTTAAACTACCTTTGCGGCCGAGGTTATAATCGGTCCACCATTAAGAGCATCTCAACTACTGTTCCTGATGAGTTTGATTGCCCCAAGAATTCAACTGCATACTACATATCAAACATGAACTACCCAACAATAGCAGTATCCGAATTGAAAGGCAAGGAAAGCAAGAAAGTAATTAGAACAGTTACAAATGTTGGTGGCGATGGTGAAGCAGTTTACACAGTCAGTGTAGACGCACCTGGGGAAGTAGATGTCAAAGTGATTCCAGAGATATTGAAATTTGGGAAGAACAATGAGAAGCAGAGTTACCAAGTGGTTTTCACCTCAACTGTATCCACACTGAATGAAGTCTTTGGTTCAATAACTTGGACCGATGGAAAACATCGAGTCCGGAGTCCATTTGTCGTCACTAGTAAGAGTAGTGAGTCATAA